The genome window TGCGATGGTGTGCCTGCAGGGCGCGTGAGCGCAGATGGGCGATCGCTGTCGAGGGGAATGCCGCATCGCTGCTGATGCGGCTGCGGCACTGCGGAGAGGCCGTTGGCTGATGTGACGATCCGGCTCGCACCGGACTGGGCCGTATGCGTGCGGAGGCCACGTCGGCGCCTGAGTGGGTGGTACGGATCGATCCGGAGTGCCGGCATCGGTTGGTGGCATGCGCCAGCGGCCACGACGTCGCGGTAGGTGCCGCCAGCACACAAGGGCCGATCCAGACACGGCGTTGCTGGTCCACACGATGAACCGCCCGTCGTGCCGCCTATAACGCCGCGATGGGGGGGCGCCACGTCGCCGCGTGGGCGTTGCGCCGCACTGTCGGGCATCGTCCCGAGGTCGCCAGGCCCACGCGTCGGCCTCGGCGATCTGCAACACCGCCTTTCCCGCCGACGCGGGCAGTTGCGCGTGCTCGCGGTCTTCCGCTGCAAGCCATTGTCCACGATGGTGATGCCATGCTTGATCGGCTGCCGTAGCCCCGCTTTGTCGGAGCCCTATCGTCCGGAGGGCGACCAGGTTGGTCCGGACTCCCGATCGGACGTTCGGGTATGGAGCTTCCTCGCTTTCGGTAAGAGTAGCGCGCGCGTCCCTGCGAACTACTCGTCTTCCCTCCGGATGACGAAAGAGACTGCCACCGCTGCGCGATCGCGATCTCCCCTCTCGCCGCTGAGCTCCCAGGCATTCGACCTCACCGCGGCCGCAACCGCGCAACGAAAAAACGCCCGCCGGGTGCGCCGGCGGGCGTCGTCTGCATCCTCTAGGCGGGGCTCAGAACTTGTAGTTCACGCCCAGCATGTAGGTGCGTCCCCATTCGACGTACTCCAGCGGGCGGTCCTTGGTGCCGGCGTACGTGCGGTAGGGCGAGTTGGTCAGGTTGCTCGCCTGCAGCAGCAGGCTCAGCCCGGCCAGGGTGCTGCCGTCGGCGAAGGTGTAGCTGAGCTGGGCGTCGGTGACGTTCTCGCCGACCACATAGCGCAGCGTACGGTTGCCATTGAAGTTGCCGATCTCGCCGATGAAGTCCGAGCGCCGCCGCTGGCTGACGCGCGCCTCGAAGCCGTTGCGCTCGTAGTAGGCGGTGACGTTGTACACGCGCTTGGACAGGCCGGGCAGGTCGATCGGCGCCGAGCCGACGCTGGAGGCGCTTTCCGGATCGAGGATCTTGATGTCGCTGTCGTTGAAGGTCGCGCTGGCCTGCACGCCGAAGCCGCGCAGGCTGTCGGTCAACATGTCCAACGGCAACGACGCGGTCAGCTCCAGGCCGCGCAAGGTGCCGCCCTTGCCGTTCTGCGGCGAGGAGAAGGTGCCCGTCGTCTGCACGGGCACGGTCATGCCCGGCGGACGCACATAGCTGGCGAGCAAGGCGGAAAAGTCGTAGTCGTCGCGCGACTGCGTATAGATGTAGCTCTTCAGGTCCTTGTAGAACACCGCGGCCGCCACGTACGCCTTCTCGCCGAAGTACTTCTCGTACGACAGGTCCAGCGCGTTGGCGCGCCACGGGTCCAGCAGGGGATTGCCGCCGCTGCCGCCGGGCTTGCCGGTGGAGGTGTCGACGCCGAAGTCCAGGCCGGCGCGCATCTGGTCCACGCGCGGCCGCGCCACCTGCTTGGCCGCGGCGAAGCGCAGGGTCTGCTGGTGCGGGAACAGGAAGGCCAGGTTGAGGCTCGGCAGCCAGTCGTTGTAGGTCTTGCCGGCATCGATCGGCAGCACGTTCTGGCCCGCGGGACGCGATTGGTCGAAGTAGCTGGATTGCGAGCTCTGGTCGGCGTGCTGCAGCTGCACGCCGATGTTGCCGCGCACCCCGACCTCGCCGATGTCGGTGTTGATGTTGGCGCGGACCCAGGCCGTGGTGATCTTCTCCTGCACGGTCCACGACTTCGGGATCAGGTAGTCCAGATTGGTGACCGGATTGAAGCTCATGTAGCGCGAGACCGCCGCCGGCACGTTCCAGGCCGGGATCGTGCCGATGCCGGCGAAGCCCAGGTTGACCGGGTCGTACTGCAGGTCGCTGGCGATGCTGGTGTCGCCCTGCGCGCCGAGCAGGATGTTGCCCTCGGCCTGGGTCTTCTGCTTGCGGCGGTCGGCGTAGTTCACGCCCACGTCGATGTCCGAAAACCAGGTCAACGCCTGCGGTGCCGGCAAGGTCGCCGCCAGGCGGCCACCCTTCAGGCGGTCCTCGACCTCCGGCACCTTGCCGTAGCCGGAGCCGTAGATGGTGTTGGTCAGGAACAGGTCGTTCGGGTTGGAGTAGTCGCGGCCAGGGGTGATCTGCGAGAAGCCGTTGGGCTTGATCACCAGGCCGACGGTATCGAGCTGCGGCATCGGCACCAGCTGCAGGTTGTTCTCCAGGTTCAACT of Xanthomonas sacchari contains these proteins:
- a CDS encoding TonB-dependent receptor, producing the protein MLNHKRNALTLALAVALTPMLAAAQSETATTTSNDPVTELDKVQVTGIRRGIENAIAVKQDATSIVEAISAEDIGKLPDVSIAESLGRLPGLAAQRVAGRAQVISVRGLSPDFATTLLNGREVVSTGDNRSVEFDQYPSELVNGVTVYKTPDAGLVGQGLSGTIDMQTVRPLSFPDRVIALSGRLQKSSLGKAADVDAFGNRFSASYIDQFLDNTLGVSIGYAHSDMPIQENQVGLYEPWTTQNTDSGSRPGVAPGTYFSDGIKALRRTGNNKRDGVMATVQFRPSSSWTSTFDAFHTEAEQIDTANQFEVNLSNFNGGYTPGLLITNPQVDASGSFTGGTASGVYPLVRGMYNKRKDKIDAFGWNNEFNLGSVRLMADLNYSKATRKELNLENNLQLVPMPQLDTVGLVIKPNGFSQITPGRDYSNPNDLFLTNTIYGSGYGKVPEVEDRLKGGRLAATLPAPQALTWFSDIDVGVNYADRRKQKTQAEGNILLGAQGDTSIASDLQYDPVNLGFAGIGTIPAWNVPAAVSRYMSFNPVTNLDYLIPKSWTVQEKITTAWVRANINTDIGEVGVRGNIGVQLQHADQSSQSSYFDQSRPAGQNVLPIDAGKTYNDWLPSLNLAFLFPHQQTLRFAAAKQVARPRVDQMRAGLDFGVDTSTGKPGGSGGNPLLDPWRANALDLSYEKYFGEKAYVAAAVFYKDLKSYIYTQSRDDYDFSALLASYVRPPGMTVPVQTTGTFSSPQNGKGGTLRGLELTASLPLDMLTDSLRGFGVQASATFNDSDIKILDPESASSVGSAPIDLPGLSKRVYNVTAYYERNGFEARVSQRRRSDFIGEIGNFNGNRTLRYVVGENVTDAQLSYTFADGSTLAGLSLLLQASNLTNSPYRTYAGTKDRPLEYVEWGRTYMLGVNYKF